The following is a genomic window from Campylobacter lari subsp. lari.
TAAAAAGCTTTTAGAGCTTGGTATAGATAGTGAAGTATATAGCAAAAATGAAAGCTTAAATAAAAAAATTCGCACCGCAGAAAAAGCACATGTGCCTATGATACTTGTATTAGGTGATGAAGAAGTGGCAAATAAAAGTGTGGCTTTAAGAGATAGAAGAGCAAAAGAACAAAAAACATTAACTTTAGATGAATTTATAACCCTAACAAAGGAGAAATTAAGTGAGGTGCGCTTTTGAGTAAAGAAAAAGAAGTTTTGCTAAATGATGAAATTCAGGCAGATGAGATTAGATGTATAGGTGATGATGGCAAGGTATATGGCATTATAAGTAGTGATGAAGCGCTAGATATAGCAAATAGACTAGGGCTTGATTTGGTGATGATAGCTCCTGAAGCCAAACCACCTGTATGTAAGATAATGGATTATGGAAAATTCCGTTATCAGCAAGAAAAAAAGCAAAAAGAAGCAAAGAAAAAACAAAAAGTTATTGATATAAAAGAGATCAAACTTTCTGTGAAAATTGCTCAAAATGATATAAACTATAAAGTTAAACATGCAAGCGAGTTTTTAGAACAAGGAAAGCATGTAAAATTTAGAGTATTTTTAAAAGGCCGTGAAATGGGTTCTCCTGAGGCAGGAGTAGCTTTGCTTGAAAAAATTTGGCAAATGGTTGAAGATATAGCAGATAGAGACAAAGAACCTTTACTTGAAGGGCGCTATGTAAATATGCTAGTAACTCCTAAAAAGAAAAAATAATCACAAGCCTTTTAAGGCTTGTATTTTAAACTTATGCTAGAAGAAAATCCGCAATTTTTAAAAGAACAAATCATAACTTATCTTGGAAACAAAAGATCCTTGCTTGATTTTTTAAGTAAGGGTTTTAAATTCGCACAAAATGAGCTTAAAAAAGAAAAATTTAGTTTTTGTGATGTATTTAGTGGATCAGGTGTAGTTTCGCGTTTTGTGAAGCCTTATGCAAGTTTTATAATAGCAAATGATTTAGAAGATTATTCTAAGATTATAAATGAATGCTATTTGAGTAATCAAAACGAACATCTTTTGCAAGAACTGCAAAAATATTATAAATTCTTAATTACTGATTTAAAATTAAAAAAAGGCTTTATAAGCGAACTTTATGCTCCAAATGATGATAAAAATATCCAAAAAAACGAAAGAGTTTTTTACACGCTTAAAAATGCGATGTATTTAGATACTATGAGGGAAAAAATTTCAAACCTGCCAAATAATATGCAAAAATATTTTTTAGCTCCACTCATTTATGAAGCAAGCGTGCATGCAAATACAAGTGGAGTTTTTAAGGGTTTTTATAAAGATAAAAATGGAAT
Proteins encoded in this region:
- the infC gene encoding translation initiation factor IF-3, which translates into the protein MSKEKEVLLNDEIQADEIRCIGDDGKVYGIISSDEALDIANRLGLDLVMIAPEAKPPVCKIMDYGKFRYQQEKKQKEAKKKQKVIDIKEIKLSVKIAQNDINYKVKHASEFLEQGKHVKFRVFLKGREMGSPEAGVALLEKIWQMVEDIADRDKEPLLEGRYVNMLVTPKKKK
- a CDS encoding DNA adenine methylase, which codes for MLEENPQFLKEQIITYLGNKRSLLDFLSKGFKFAQNELKKEKFSFCDVFSGSGVVSRFVKPYASFIIANDLEDYSKIINECYLSNQNEHLLQELQKYYKFLITDLKLKKGFISELYAPNDDKNIQKNERVFYTLKNAMYLDTMREKISNLPNNMQKYFLAPLIYEASVHANTSGVFKGFYKDKNGIGKFGGIGENALSRIKGDIELKIPVFSNFTCEYEVLQKDANILAKELNDIDVVYLDPPYNQHPYGSNYFMLNLIANYKKPNEISKISGIPKDWNRSVFNKHKHAEDALYELINDIKAKIVLLSYNCEGFVKKEKFLKRLQKFGKCEILEQKYNAFRASRNLSKRSMHIQEQLYVLKKY